CTGGGTATCTTTGAGGGAGATCATTGCTGAgcaagggcagggaacagcacaAGAAACCCATATCCCTAGGGGACCCAGGCCCACATGCGTAGAGCCCGGCCATAgcgggggtgcatggggctgcgGCCTCAGGGCAACAGGTTGAGGGCTCGAGTCTGGAGCAGGATCAGAGCCCAGATTCCCCGGCTGGGCAGAGTCCCACAAGTAGTTGGTGGAGCAGGACGGTCCAGCGGCTGTCCTGCTGTTGTAACAGCTCCCACAGGTCATCTCCGTGTCTCCCCTGGCCCTCGCGCTGTTTGTTCCTATGTCGCAGCCCAGCCAAGCTGCTCACAACTGGATTGTCCTCTGCACAGATGTTGAGCAGGCCCAAAAGTTCCTCACCTGGACCAGCAGCAACCTCCACCTGGTTACCGACCCCATGGAGCACGCGCTGACGGCCCAGCACCCCCGCACCCGCTACTCCTGCGGCTGGGATGCCAAGCTCCTCTACCTCCCACTCAGCTACCTGCCGACCTCATGGACCGACTTCATTGTGAGCTTGGCCATGCACAAGCCTGCCCAGGGCATCTAGGCAGCAATGTGCCCATGGACCGGGGGGCTGCAGCCTTCTGGCACCTGGTGAAAGGCTCTTGATTCAACACTTCAATCCAGTTGTGGGTTCAGCACCCCAATTGTGCAACTTTTCTCATCTCTAATAAATGAACCCGCAATCTTCCTGCCAGGGGGATGTTGCTTGATTGAATTCAGTGGCTTGGGCTTTAGCAGGTGTCTTCAGCAATCAATGACATGCagtagggtggggtgggtggaaagAGGTGGGAGGTTCCTGTGTGGGCACAGGGTCCTTTTTCTCCACATGTTGCAGCTTCTTTTGGGTGCTGACAGCTTAGCTACTTTACAGAAATGTAAGAGAAGTGGGTGCGGTGTCTCCTGAATGGGGAACGTTGCACAGATGTTTGCAGCataagaaagaaataaaatgacaGACAATTGCAGGTTGGTGACTGCAATGACAAACTGCGTTGGATGGTCCATATCCTCTCTGGAGGAGTCAGGGGCACGGCACTTTCACAGCAGTAGTGCTGATCATAGAAATGTTAGAGAAGCATaactggaagggagctccagaggtcccatctagtccaatcccctgcctgacgCAGGATTGGCCCTGTCCAAACCAGTCCAGACAAAATGGGCATCTAAACTCTTCAGAAAACTATCATCCACCCTGACACAGCATCACACATCGCACCCGACGCTGCacaaggaaagcagggggaccacggcagccaatgtcctgccgCTCCAGAGGCTGTTAATAGACACtcgagagatcccaggtagaggccgtGCCCCCTGCAacaggaaggcaacccccccagtctgtaccaatctgaccaagaggtaaaattccttcctgaccccaaggcagacaaggttccttgggtgaatttgatatcttttattagaccaacccaaatggttggagaatagttattaaacaagctttcgggttcaaaaacccttcgtcaggctaaggaagcttcagcagttggtgtgtctgaCCCCAATGCAGTGTTGGTTTGACCCTGAGCCGAgcgacaagaccctctagccaggaccctccggTGTCAGTCCCAGCAGCAACCATGGCACAGTCTGGTCAAAATCCCCAGTTGCTGACATCTGATGGGGTGTTGTGCCCTTTGATGAAAAGTCACTGAAGGTAGAAAGGCAAGTAAGGCGATGTTAGGGCATGCCAAAAGTCAGAGACTCACACTCAGACTCCCTTGGGATCTGCCCTGAGGCCCCACCTCCAGTGCAGACGTGCTGAGTTGAAGTcatggtgcatgtgcatgtggctggccagtagggggagctccttcATTGAGCCTCCTACCTCACTATGCccatccaccttccagactccacatgactccccaggggcgcctaagccctggcagaccccctttcgagccccaccacagagtccaggggtaacgtgctgccaccaccccgagaagggaccttctaggttctgtgcctttggggaaacacaggcctattagtcctatgggtactcgacccaatccAAGCACTTGGGGCTCCTTCCCAAGtcggggccaaaaaggatagtctcccttagtcctcagacctaaggggcctcctaggcataattaaacccacccctcaataagtctcctacgccagtcacaaaggagaactttattggttacaaagggtagggttagactagggtaagaggtagagcactatcaagggattaccattgagcaaaacagtctggctgaggtagccgtttgataTGCAAACTCATCACTGGGAGCTGACTAGCTCTAGAAACactcacgagtatcatccagaagatgatagagatctggctcggagatttccaggGAGAGTACGTTTcagttggatcagactctctccctgtgtcctgatgcttgtgccatgctggggTGAGGGTGAGGTCAGTGGGGCAGGAGCGCATCCAGGCAGCACGTGGCCAAAGCCGGCAATGGCTCAACCTGTGCAGCTGTGGACTTTCACCCCACAGCCCCATAGAAACCGGACAGCCCCATGAGATATAGCTCTATGGAAAAATGGAGCCGCAGAGGTGCAAGAAGAACCCTTTGCCACGCAGGAAATACTCCACATCAGCCTCAGGTGCAGAGACGGTGACCTGGCGTCTCAACGTGGAGCGACCCCACCTAAAAAAGCTGCAGTGCAAGCTGAGAGCTTCCCTTGTAGAGGCTGGATCTGAGCCCAGCTTTGCCCTGCTTGGCCCACGGCTTGAATCTCAAATTGCTCTAGAAATACAAAACAGCTTTGAAGTCAGCTGGAGAGCTCCTCCCTGTTTCTGAGCAAAACAGCTTCCTGCTGGCTGGCTCCTGGttatggcagggctgggggtggcccGCGCTGCCAGACACCTGGTGCACAACACTTCTTAGGAAACACGCGGTCTGGAGTGGACACAGAGTCCCAGGACACAAAGGGGCTGaagccctgcctctgctctcagcACAGCAAGGCACTGATGAGAAGCTGGGCACCAAGCCTGGTGTCTGGAGGAACTGCAGGACTGGGCTTTGGGTCTATTTGGTAGATTCAGCTGTATCTTTGGGGCTTGCAAGTgagtatttttttcctctctgcagcttGTTTTGCaactctggccctgccccctgagTCTCTGACTTGGCTGAACTGGCAAGTTAATCATTCAGGCTGCACTTCGGGGCCTCCAATGCGTCAAGGCCAGGGTGGTGCTGTTATCTAAACGCTAGGCTGTGTTGAGCCAGCAGCATATCATACCTGGGACCTTTCATTCAAGCCCCAGTTACCTTTCTTCTGGGCTGAGCAGTGCTCCTGCATCTTCTGCAGCCAGAAACCACCGTGAAGATGTGGCTgtacctggcagccctgctggCGCTGTACTTCCTGCGCCGATGGCACCGGGAGCGGCAGATGGTCGGGAACCTCCCGGACAAACACGTCTTCATCACGGGCTGCGACTCCGGCTTCGGGCACCTGCTGGCCAAGCAGCTGGACgggcgggggctgcgggtgctggcGGCGTGTCTGACGGAGCAGGGGgccgagcggctgcagcaggcgACGTCGGGGAGGCTGCAGACGGTGATCCTGGATGTCACCTGCTCCGACAGCATCGCCGCAGCCACCGCCTGGGTGAAGGAGCAGGTGGGAGACCGAGGTGAGGCCTGGCGCTGTCCTGTGCCCCTCCGTGGTTGTGCCCATTCCATGACACCCATTACTTGCACATAGGAGTTGACTCTCCTGTTTGGTGCAGCTGGGTGCCCCTGTTCCCGCCAGGACCTGTTCAGGGGTAGAGGAGGACAGGGCTCCTTTGACTGGAGGATAGGGCTCCTTTGACTACAACAGCTCAGAGAGGAGATGCTGGGTGACGGGGTCCTTCTAATGGCCCGCGAGTTCCCCTGCATTTGACCCCTACCTCCTGGGCTGAGGTGGGAAAGCCTGGTTTCACAGGCAAAGTGTTTTCCAGCTGGGGACTGCCCTGGAGTACAGAACGccccaggccagctctgctgggagcTCTGGGGAAAGGAGGTATGATCCTGGGAGCTTCACTGCCCCAGCCTGCATGGCTTCAAGGAGCAGGCACTCGAGCAGTGAAAAACACAGCTGTGTCCAAACCAGACGCCAGCCCTGGGGACCTCCATATAGACGGACTGTGACAGCACAGGGAGTTGAATCCAGgtcccccaggccccagcaggagcagtggtgtCAGCTAGAATGTGCCCACAGGAGCTTTCCAAGGTCTTACTTGGGACAGCTCACggtccccagccctggggtgctcTCCATCCATCCCTTAGCTGCCGGGGGGGTGCCCATCCAGCCAGGATAGGATGGGACGTGGAGGCTGAGATGTGGGTTACAGGGCAGAGGGGATGGAAACAGGCCTGGGCAGATGGAATATACACTCCTCCACTGCTCCCCtgtgcccagggctctggggcttggtgaacaacgcTGGGATCTCCATCCCCGTGGCCCCCAACGAGTGGCTGAGCAAGGCTGACTTTGTCAAGATACTGGATGTGAACCTGGTGGGGCTGATCGAGGTGACGCTgagcctgctgcccctggtgcGGGGAGCCCGGGGCCGTGTCGTCAATGTGTCCAGCGTGATGGGCCGGCTGTCTTTCTTTGGAGGGGGCTACTGCCCTTCCAAGTATGGCGTGGAGGCCTTCTCCGACAGCCTGCGGTGAGTCCTTGCTAACGCAGCCTCAGCTGCAGTCTGGTGCTCTGATGAGAGAGAGGAACTTTGTCCAGAGGGTGGAGGGGACAAAGGCCAGAGCCCGCAGTCCCATTGCACTAGTGTGTGCCAGCAAAAGGATATGTACAGTCAAGTACTTGTTGCAGTGagtaaccaaactctggcatgggTTCGTTCACCCATGTAACTCAGAGCTTTGCTtctagccctgctgccctggtTTTTCCTTCCTGTTGGTGGATACTGCCAAGCTCAGGCTGCCACAGGCTGGAGTGGATACTCCTAGTTCCCTGCAGCTTCCTGCCACTGGGGGAGGCACATTAAACAATGCTTAGCAGAGATGCCGTTTCTCCTTCCCTGGCAGTCATGGTGCGTAGGATGCAGCCCCACGCTGCTGGCCATGGTCGACTTAGcttgaatccatttttaagccagtccaggtggagtgctgcagctgccaggctgcaagaCTTCAGGTTAGACCCTCGTTCCCCGAAACCAACTCCAGGTTAGCCATGCCGCTCCACTGGCAGCACTTCTCCTGGCTTAAATTCATGCCTAAGCAGCTAGGAATCAACATCTGAAAGGGGATCTCCAGGCTCAAGAGGATACAGAGGGAAAGGAGTGCTCTTCCCTTCATCAGCGCTGCCCCCATGGGCTGATTgcctgggctgaggccaggaatggtgcctcagcatggcagctggctgctggcaggccgtCCTGGAGCActgcggggcagaggcagcaccagcCAGATCAGCCAGCAACCAGCACGGTGCAGACCAAGGCTCCTTTACACAGGGGTAGGGATGACACCAAGAAAGAGCCCTTTTGCCTGCCACTGCAGTAGCTCCCAGCACTACCCAGTACCCGTGATGAGAAGGACAGCCATTCAAACTGGGACAGAGCAGGTACCTGGAGCCTTTGCCTCTGCTGAGGCCTCCCCAAAGAACTCGCCCGAATGCAGTGAGTGCCTGGCGTTAGCgcctgccagccccatgcccacctgcctggggcaggtggaagAGACCCCTCTGTGCCTGGGCATTTGGGGACTCCCAGGACAGGGAGAGCTGTTGTGTCCCCTGGGGCGGGGTGGGAGAGCTAATCCCAGCTCCTCCCATTCCAGTCGCGAGATGCTGCCTTTTGGGGTGAAGGTCTGCATGATTGAGCCAGGCTACTTCCGCACGGCTATCACCGAGGCCGGCATCCTGACGGAGAACTTCAAGCgcctctgggagctgctcccGCAGGAGACCAAGGCAGCCTACGGGGAGCAGTACTTAGAGTCGTGTGAGTATCCTGCCTCCCgtgccctcccagcccagccctgctttccacTCCCCTTtctcagagctgctggccatcggGCCAGAGACAGCCCACACTGCTGGCCTTGTTCCCCATGGCTCTGTACAGCCAGCGCCCAGGGCAGCCGCAGTGGTAGCTCCTCACCCTCTGCCTCCTTCAACGCTGCTTGAGCAGGGGAGAAGCCCAGCACTGACCCCTTGGCTTTGCCCACGCAGTTATCAAGGCAACCTATGACATGCAGAAGTCCTGCAGCCCCAACCTGTCACTGGTCACCGATGCCATGGAGCACGCGCTGATGGCCCAGCACCCCCGCACCCGCTACTCCTGCGGCTGGGATGCCAAGCTCTTCTACCTCCCACTCAGCTACCTGCCCACAACGTTTACGGATCTGGTGCTAACGTGGTCATATCCGAAGCCAGCCCAAAAAGCATAGGGAGAGACATGCGACTGGAATCCAGTGGGTGGAGGGCGCTGGATGAGCCATCAGCCTGGGGAAGGCCAGGGTGCAGCCTGGTGTGGGGTCGGGCCTGCTTCGCAGCCTCTGCAGGTGCTGTCAATTGAACAAGTTGAATCAAAGCATCGTCTCCGCAGCTCCTTCTGGTCGCACGGGAGTTTGTTTCCTGCCTGCGCCCAGGGACCGAGTCTCCTCACCCCGCAACCAAACTGCCTCCCACCTTGAACCTACGCCTATCTAGCTGGGTCCCAGCCGCATTCGCAGCTCTGGGCATCCTTCTGGTCCTCATTGTCACGACCACCCTCTGGGTGCCCTCTGGGCCGCCTGCCATCAGCTCAGCCACCTTAGTTGTAACAGCTGACATTGGACTAAGCAAGCTGCCAGGTCCAGACACTAGAAATAACTAATTAGGGAAAACCCTGGGTTAATCTTTGTGCACTGGATGCTACGGACACCAGAACAGGGCAGGGCCTGTCCAAAAAAGCAAGATGCAACAGGCAGTGGGTAGGCAGGAAGGAGTTTCAAACCAAAGGGACCAGGTCCAGCTCTGAGCCAGTGGGTCACGGTGTCACAATACAGGAGAGAGGGCACATGTTACACCTCAGCAAGGGTCAATCTGTCAAGCCCCGTGGTTGCCAGGTGGCAATGTCACCCTGTCAGGGTCTGATTACAGACAATGCAATGTAACGCAACTGCCCTGCGATGACTGGACAGTGCTTCTCTGGAGCCAGTGACAAGTGGACTACTCCTTGGCTTGACACCTTCAATTGAACGGGAACCCCAAAGGGGAGAAGGATTTTGGTACAGGGGAAAGCAACCTCCCGTCTGTaaagggtaaaattccttcctgaccccaaatgtggcccTGAacaaaggggcaagaccctctagccagcaCCTTCAAATTTCAAGTCCCAGCAAGAGCAATAGCACAGCCCAGTTGCCATCCCCGGCCTGGACTGCAGCCAATACCCATTGCTAAAAACCCCCCATGAGACAGGCAACAAAAAGTGGGGATGGGAGCcgccagcagagcccagaagctTGGTGAATCCCAAAAGCAGAGCAGAGGCATCGCTACACCTAGAccatccctgcccagcagctgtcCAGCCgctccttgaacacctccagcaaCGGAGAGTCCCTGCTTCCCTGGACGGCTCTCTCACTGCCTCTGTTCTAGCAGTGAAGAAGTTTGTCCTGAGATCCAACTCACACCTAcgttgctgcaacttcaagccattagttCTTTAATCTGAGCTTTTAATAAATGAAGTTATTTCTCTAACACCCCTCTCTGGCCTGGGCCGCATCCCCCACCTCTGAACCCAGGCACCGCTGTCTGAATGCAGAggtgcatttgcaccccctcACATCGCCGCGGTGGCTGCGTGCTGCCAGCACGCCTCTTTCTGGGATAACTGGTCTCCAGGCTGCTTAGGACCGAGCCAACCTTCAGCCCTGGCGGTTAATGAGCCAACGCTGCAGGTTCATCAAGGAACGCCAATGCTTGCAAGGGGCAAATATTTGCAAAATTTCCTGTTATGTAATGACCAGCATTTCACAAGGTTGGTTTTGTCACAGGAAGAGTTTGTGGGTCATGCCGAGGTGCCCATAGCTGTTGCCTTTCCCCTCGGAGAACGGCTCCGGGAGCCCATCTTCACTCCCTCCTTGTGCTCCAGACCCCGTCATCCACGTTTTAGCTTGTGGAAATAAGCTGTGACTGGGGCACCAGCGCCAGAGGCTTCTGAGCGGTGGGAAAAGGGAAACCAGACGCAGCGAGATTAGCCCTGGGGATCTgatgtggaaacagggagagaattAACAAGCggagcagctgaggctggggaactcccctg
This sequence is a window from Alligator mississippiensis isolate rAllMis1 chromosome 15, rAllMis1, whole genome shotgun sequence. Protein-coding genes within it:
- the LOC102572166 gene encoding retinol dehydrogenase 16, yielding MWLYLAALLALYFLRRWHRERQMVGNLPDKHVFITGCDSGFGHLLAKQLDGRGLRVLAACLTEQGAERLQQATSGRLQTVILDVTCSDSIAAATAWVKEQVGDRGLWGLVNNAGISIPVAPNEWLSKADFVKILDVNLVGLIEVTLSLLPLVRGARGRVVNVSSVMGRLSFFGGGYCPSKYGVEAFSDSLRREMLPFGVKVCMIEPGYFRTAITEAGILTENFKRLWELLPQETKAAYGEQYLESFIKATYDMQKSCSPNLSLVTDAMEHALMAQHPRTRYSCGWDAKLFYLPLSYLPTTFTDLVLTWSYPKPAQKA